A region of Pseudomonas sp. Marseille-Q3773 DNA encodes the following proteins:
- a CDS encoding flavohemoglobin expression-modulating QEGLA motif protein: protein MDEYQQTIRALSDRIVAAQTPIRVLDAVKWDDSIRQGFLKAKGKEPPAVDHTYYQSRPLSFDSSAVKAEFQGIERDIIRQLGQFNPVGQIMKRMCREYRMVIRMLEARGTEDFGLISQELYGAASDAFHAGDPTLADLGLMLSDYLNNIDGRGDLKDEPKNLTAKEAVAILQRRLNKVFGEAEETIRVFESDGIVADAAAGADYIKVRADAMFNARDVRALEVHEGLVHVGTTLNGLNQPICTFLAKGPPSSTVTQEGLAILMEVIAFASYPSRLRKLTNRTRAIHMVEEGADFMQVYGFFREQGFEMAQSYSNASRVFRGSVPNGLPFTKDLSYLKGFIMVYNYIQLAVKKGKLEQIPLLFCGKTTLEDMRTLRQLVEEGLVEPPKYLPEQFRDLNALSAWMCFSNFLNHLSLDRIEADYANIL, encoded by the coding sequence GTGGACGAATACCAGCAAACCATCCGTGCCCTGTCCGACCGCATCGTCGCGGCGCAGACCCCGATCCGGGTCCTGGACGCGGTGAAGTGGGACGACAGCATTCGCCAAGGCTTCCTCAAGGCCAAGGGCAAGGAGCCGCCGGCGGTCGACCATACCTACTACCAGTCGCGCCCGCTGTCGTTCGATTCCAGTGCGGTCAAGGCCGAGTTCCAGGGCATCGAGCGCGACATCATCCGCCAGCTTGGCCAGTTCAACCCGGTCGGGCAGATCATGAAGCGCATGTGCCGCGAGTACCGCATGGTGATCCGCATGCTCGAGGCGCGCGGCACCGAGGACTTCGGCCTGATTTCCCAGGAGCTGTACGGCGCGGCCTCGGATGCCTTCCACGCCGGTGATCCGACCCTGGCCGACCTGGGCCTGATGCTGTCGGACTACCTGAACAACATCGATGGCCGTGGCGACCTCAAGGACGAACCGAAGAACCTCACAGCCAAGGAAGCCGTGGCCATCCTCCAGCGCCGGCTGAACAAGGTGTTCGGCGAAGCGGAGGAAACCATCCGCGTGTTCGAGTCCGACGGTATCGTCGCTGACGCTGCGGCCGGGGCGGACTACATCAAGGTGCGCGCCGACGCCATGTTCAACGCCCGTGACGTACGCGCCCTGGAGGTGCACGAAGGGCTGGTGCACGTGGGCACCACGCTCAATGGCCTGAACCAGCCGATCTGCACCTTCCTGGCCAAGGGCCCACCCTCGTCGACGGTGACCCAGGAGGGCCTGGCCATCCTCATGGAAGTGATCGCCTTCGCTTCATACCCCAGCCGCCTGCGCAAGCTCACCAACCGCACCCGCGCCATCCACATGGTCGAGGAGGGCGCCGACTTCATGCAGGTGTACGGCTTCTTCCGTGAGCAGGGCTTCGAAATGGCGCAAAGCTACAGCAACGCCAGCCGCGTGTTCCGCGGCTCGGTGCCCAACGGCCTGCCATTCACCAAGGACTTGTCCTACCTCAAGGGCTTCATCATGGTTTACAACTACATTCAGTTGGCCGTGAAGAAGGGCAAGCTCGAGCAGATTCCGCTGCTGTTCTGCGGCAAGACCACCCTGGAAGACATGCGCACCCTGCGCCAGTTGGTCGAGGAGGGCCTGGTCGAGCCGCCCAAGTACCTGCCTGAGCAGTTCCGTGACCTCAACGCGCTGTCAGCCTGGATGTGTTTCTCCAACTTCCTCAACCACCTGAGCCTGGACCGTATTGAAGCCGACTACGCGAACATTCTCTGA
- a CDS encoding OmpA family protein translates to MRNHVMIPALLALSVGLAACSHDPNANLEAARSNFSALQSDPQASKVAALETKDAQDWLNKADKAYMEREDEQKVDQLAYLTNQRVEVAKQTIALRTAEGELKNASAQRAQAKLDARDAQIAKLQESLNAKQTDRGTLVTFGDVLFDFNKAELKSNAYPNITKLAQFLQENPERKVIVEGYTDSVGSASYNQSLSERRANSVRMALVRAGVDPARIVSQGYGKEYPVADNSSNSGRAQNRRVEVTISNDNQPVAPRSVSQVQQ, encoded by the coding sequence ATGCGCAACCACGTCATGATTCCCGCCCTGCTGGCCCTGAGCGTCGGCCTTGCCGCCTGCTCGCACGACCCGAATGCCAACCTGGAAGCGGCCCGCAGCAACTTCTCCGCACTGCAGAGCGACCCACAGGCGAGCAAGGTCGCGGCGCTGGAAACCAAGGACGCCCAGGACTGGCTGAACAAGGCCGACAAGGCCTACATGGAGCGTGAGGACGAGCAGAAGGTCGACCAGCTGGCCTACCTGACCAATCAGCGCGTCGAAGTGGCCAAACAGACCATCGCCCTGCGTACTGCAGAAGGCGAGCTGAAAAACGCCTCGGCCCAGCGTGCCCAGGCCAAGCTGGACGCCCGCGACGCGCAGATCGCCAAGCTGCAGGAAAGCCTCAACGCCAAGCAGACCGACCGCGGCACCCTGGTCACCTTCGGCGATGTGCTGTTCGACTTCAACAAGGCCGAACTCAAGAGCAACGCCTACCCGAACATCACCAAGCTGGCGCAGTTCCTCCAGGAAAACCCGGAGCGCAAGGTGATCGTCGAGGGGTATACCGACAGCGTCGGCTCGGCCAGCTATAACCAGAGCCTGTCCGAACGCCGCGCCAACAGCGTGCGCATGGCGCTGGTGCGTGCCGGCGTCGATCCGGCGCGCATCGTTTCCCAGGGTTATGGCAAGGAGTACCCGGTCGCGGACAACTCGAGCAACTCGGGGCGTGCGCAGAACCGTCGCGTGGAGGTGACCATCTCCAACGACAACCAGCCGGTGGCCCCGCGCTCGGTGAGCCAGGTGCAGCAGTAA
- a CDS encoding alpha/beta hydrolase, translating to MKPTTRTFSERCRLLALGLAVLVLGGCSSLLFYPERGQPFTPERARLEYRDVALTTADGIRLHGWWLPAKAGVAVKGTVLHLHGNGGNLPGHLGGSYWLPEQGYQVLMIDYRGYGLSQGEPSLPEVYQDIAAAMAWLDQAPEVKGKPLVLLGQSLGGAMAIHYLSAHPEQRQRFSALVFDGVPASYRAVGRFALSTSWMTWPLQVPLSWLVPDGDSAIHSIEQLSSPPKLFFHSIDDTLVPLDNGIRLYQHAPPPRVLQLTRGGHVQTFADPTWRQVMLRFLDDPAHFNGLRRLAEVPNYPDEKNKQ from the coding sequence TTGAAGCCGACTACGCGAACATTCTCTGAGCGCTGCCGCCTGCTGGCCCTGGGCCTGGCCGTGCTGGTGCTGGGAGGGTGCAGCAGCTTGCTGTTCTATCCCGAGCGCGGCCAGCCGTTCACGCCGGAGCGGGCCAGGCTCGAGTACCGCGATGTCGCCCTGACCACGGCTGACGGTATCCGCTTGCATGGTTGGTGGTTGCCGGCCAAGGCCGGGGTCGCGGTCAAGGGTACGGTGCTGCACCTGCATGGCAACGGTGGCAACCTGCCGGGGCACCTGGGCGGCAGCTATTGGCTGCCGGAGCAGGGCTACCAGGTGCTGATGATCGATTATCGCGGCTATGGCCTGTCCCAGGGCGAGCCGAGCCTGCCCGAGGTGTACCAGGACATTGCGGCGGCCATGGCATGGCTGGACCAGGCGCCGGAGGTCAAGGGCAAGCCACTGGTGCTGCTGGGGCAGAGCCTGGGCGGGGCGATGGCCATCCACTACCTTTCGGCACATCCTGAACAGCGCCAGCGCTTCAGCGCCCTGGTGTTCGATGGCGTACCGGCCAGCTACCGGGCGGTCGGGCGTTTTGCCCTCAGCACCTCCTGGATGACCTGGCCGTTGCAGGTGCCGCTGTCCTGGCTGGTGCCGGATGGCGACAGCGCGATCCACTCGATCGAGCAGTTGAGCAGCCCGCCCAAGCTGTTCTTCCACAGTATCGACGACACCCTGGTGCCGCTGGACAACGGCATCCGCCTGTACCAGCACGCGCCACCGCCGCGGGTGCTGCAACTGACCCGAGGGGGCCACGTGCAGACCTTCGCCGACCCGACCTGGCGCCAGGTGATGCTGCGTTTCCTCGACGACCCTGCCCATTTCAACGGCCTGCGGCGGCTGGCCGAAGTGCCCAACTACCCTGACGAGAAAAACAAGCAATGA
- a CDS encoding TetR family transcriptional regulator has translation MPHQGAAGIATAVAESVQYQGRKTARQGSEQRRQLILDAAMRIVVRDGVRGVRHRAVAAEAGVPLSATTYYFKDIEDLLTDTFAQYVERSAAYMAKLWANTEVVLRQLLAQGDGSPQARARLADEVARMTADYVQRQLLNRRDFLMAEQAFRQEALLCPRLAELVCAHDQILLHGTRQLLQVVGSRQPEQDAQMLTAIIEQMEYQGLLKDANAQADGQMLAMLTRYLQLVLASA, from the coding sequence ATGCCTCACCAGGGCGCCGCCGGCATCGCCACCGCCGTCGCCGAAAGCGTGCAATATCAAGGCCGCAAGACTGCCCGCCAAGGCAGCGAACAGCGCCGCCAGCTGATCCTCGACGCCGCCATGCGCATCGTCGTGCGCGACGGCGTACGCGGGGTGCGCCACCGCGCGGTGGCCGCCGAGGCTGGCGTGCCGTTGTCGGCCACCACCTACTACTTCAAGGACATCGAGGACCTGCTCACCGATACCTTCGCCCAGTACGTCGAGCGTAGCGCCGCCTACATGGCCAAGCTGTGGGCCAACACCGAGGTGGTGTTGCGCCAGTTGCTCGCCCAGGGCGATGGCAGCCCGCAGGCGCGGGCACGGCTGGCCGACGAAGTGGCGCGCATGACCGCCGACTACGTGCAGCGCCAGCTGTTGAATCGCCGCGATTTCCTGATGGCCGAACAGGCCTTCCGCCAGGAGGCGCTGTTGTGTCCGCGCCTGGCCGAGCTGGTGTGCGCCCACGACCAGATCCTGTTGCATGGCACCCGGCAATTGCTGCAGGTGGTCGGCTCCCGGCAACCGGAACAGGATGCCCAGATGTTGACGGCGATTATCGAGCAGATGGAATATCAGGGCCTGCTCAAGGACGCCAACGCGCAAGCCGATGGGCAGATGCTCGCTATGCTTACCCGATACCTGCAGCTGGTGCTGGCATCGGCCTGA
- the ppc gene encoding phosphoenolpyruvate carboxylase, translating to MTDIDVRLREDVHVLGELLGETIRQQHGEAFLQKIEDIRHSAKADRRGAAEQLSSTLADLAEEDLLPVARAFNQFLNLANMAEQYQLIRRRDADQPEPFEARVLPELLARLKQAGHSNDALARQLAKLDIQLVLTAHPTEVARRTLIQKYDAIAGQLAAQDHRDLTASERQQVRERLRRLIAEAWHTEEIRRTRPTPVDEAKWGFAVIEHSLWQAIPSHLRKVDKALLEATGLRLPLEAAPIRFASWMGGDRDGNPNVTAAVTREVLLLARWMAADLFLRDIDALASELSMQQANAALRERVGDSAEPYRALLKQLRERLRATRAWAHAALAGSQPAGADVLVDNRDLIAPLELCYQSLHDCGMGVIAEGPLLDCLRRAVTFGLFLGRLDVRQDAARHRDALSEITDYLGLGRYADWDEEQRIAFLQAELNNRRPLLPAHFRPQADTAEVLATCREIAAAPAASLGSYVISMAGAASDVLAVQLLLKEAGLTRPMRVVPLFETLADLDNAGPVMQRLLDLPGYRAGLRGPQEVMIGYSDSAKDAGTTAAAWAQYRAQEELVRICSEHQVELLLFHGRGGTVGRGGGPAHAAILSQPPGSVAGRFRTTEQGEMIRFKFGLPGIAEQNLNLYLAAVLEATLLPPPPPQPAWREVMDQLAADGVKAYRSVVRDNPDFVEYFRQATPEQELGRLPLGSRPAKRRAGGIESLRAIPWIFGWTQTRLMLPAWLGWETALSNALARGQGELLAQMREQWPFFRTRIDMLEMVLAKADAQIAEAYDERLVQPHLLPLGAHLRDLLSQSCQVVLGLTGQPVLLAHSPETLEFIRLRNTYLDPLHRLQAELLARSRSREAALDSPLEQALLVTVAGIAAGLRNTG from the coding sequence ATGACCGATATCGATGTGCGTTTGCGAGAAGATGTCCATGTGCTGGGTGAACTGCTAGGCGAAACCATTCGCCAGCAGCATGGCGAGGCGTTCCTGCAGAAGATCGAGGACATTCGCCACAGCGCCAAGGCCGACCGCCGGGGCGCTGCCGAGCAACTGAGTTCGACCCTGGCCGACCTGGCCGAAGAAGACCTGTTGCCGGTGGCCAGGGCTTTCAACCAGTTCCTCAACCTGGCCAACATGGCCGAGCAGTACCAGTTGATCCGCCGCCGCGATGCCGACCAGCCCGAGCCGTTCGAGGCCCGGGTGTTGCCCGAGTTGCTGGCGCGCCTGAAACAGGCGGGGCACAGTAACGATGCATTGGCCCGGCAGTTGGCCAAGCTCGATATCCAGCTGGTGCTCACCGCGCACCCCACCGAAGTGGCGCGCCGCACCTTGATCCAGAAATACGACGCGATCGCCGGCCAGCTGGCCGCCCAGGATCACCGCGACCTGACCGCGAGCGAACGCCAGCAGGTTCGCGAGCGCCTGCGCCGGCTGATAGCCGAAGCCTGGCATACCGAGGAAATCCGCCGCACCCGGCCGACGCCGGTGGACGAGGCCAAGTGGGGCTTCGCGGTGATCGAGCATTCGCTGTGGCAGGCCATCCCCAGCCACCTGCGCAAGGTGGACAAAGCCCTGCTGGAGGCCACCGGCCTGCGCTTGCCGCTGGAAGCCGCGCCGATCCGCTTCGCTTCCTGGATGGGCGGCGACCGCGATGGCAACCCCAACGTGACGGCAGCGGTCACCCGCGAGGTGCTGTTGCTGGCGCGCTGGATGGCTGCCGACCTGTTCCTGCGCGACATCGATGCACTGGCCTCGGAGTTGTCCATGCAGCAGGCCAATGCGGCCCTGCGCGAGCGGGTGGGCGACAGCGCCGAACCCTATCGGGCGCTGCTCAAGCAACTGCGCGAGCGCCTGCGGGCAACCCGGGCCTGGGCGCACGCGGCCCTGGCCGGCAGTCAACCGGCCGGGGCCGACGTGCTGGTGGACAACCGCGACCTGATCGCGCCGCTGGAGCTGTGCTACCAATCCCTGCACGATTGCGGCATGGGGGTGATTGCCGAAGGCCCGCTGCTCGATTGCCTGCGCCGCGCCGTGACCTTCGGCCTGTTCCTCGGCCGCCTGGACGTGCGCCAGGACGCGGCCCGCCACCGTGATGCGCTGAGCGAAATAACCGACTACCTGGGCCTGGGCCGTTATGCCGACTGGGACGAAGAGCAGCGCATCGCGTTTCTCCAGGCCGAGCTGAACAACCGCCGGCCACTGCTGCCGGCACATTTCCGGCCACAGGCGGACACCGCCGAGGTGTTGGCCACCTGCCGGGAAATCGCCGCCGCGCCGGCGGCCTCGCTGGGTTCCTACGTCATCTCCATGGCGGGTGCCGCTTCGGATGTGCTGGCGGTGCAACTGTTGCTCAAGGAGGCCGGCCTCACCCGCCCCATGCGCGTGGTGCCTTTGTTCGAGACGCTGGCCGACCTCGACAACGCCGGCCCGGTGATGCAGCGCCTGCTTGACTTGCCGGGCTATCGCGCCGGGTTGCGCGGCCCGCAGGAAGTGATGATCGGCTATTCCGACTCGGCCAAGGACGCCGGCACCACCGCAGCGGCCTGGGCGCAGTACCGGGCCCAGGAAGAGCTGGTACGCATCTGCAGCGAGCACCAGGTCGAGCTGTTGCTGTTCCATGGCCGCGGCGGCACGGTTGGCCGCGGTGGCGGCCCGGCCCATGCGGCCATCCTGTCGCAGCCACCGGGGTCGGTGGCGGGGCGGTTCCGCACTACCGAGCAGGGCGAGATGATCCGCTTCAAGTTCGGCTTGCCGGGCATCGCCGAGCAGAACCTCAACCTGTACCTGGCCGCCGTGCTCGAAGCCACCTTGTTGCCACCGCCGCCGCCACAGCCGGCCTGGCGCGAGGTGATGGACCAGCTGGCCGCCGATGGCGTCAAGGCCTACCGCAGCGTGGTGCGTGACAACCCCGACTTCGTCGAATACTTCCGCCAGGCGACGCCGGAGCAGGAACTCGGGCGTCTGCCGCTGGGGAGCCGCCCGGCCAAGCGTCGCGCCGGGGGCATCGAAAGCCTGCGGGCGATCCCGTGGATCTTCGGCTGGACCCAGACCCGCCTGATGCTACCGGCCTGGCTGGGCTGGGAAACGGCGCTGAGCAACGCCCTGGCCCGCGGGCAGGGCGAACTGCTGGCGCAGATGCGCGAGCAATGGCCGTTCTTTCGTACCCGCATCGACATGCTCGAGATGGTCCTGGCCAAGGCCGATGCGCAGATCGCCGAAGCCTACGACGAACGTCTGGTGCAACCACACTTGCTGCCGTTGGGCGCGCACCTGCGCGACCTATTGTCGCAGTCGTGCCAGGTGGTGCTCGGCCTGACGGGGCAGCCGGTGCTACTGGCGCACAGCCCCGAGAC
- a CDS encoding DUF4398 domain-containing protein, with the protein MELTTKKTRICKPSSTQVRGFRLAALALGSSLVLAGCAGNPPTEQYAVTQSAVNSAVSAGGTEFAAVEMKAAQDKFKQAEIAMHDKKYDEARRLAEQAEWDARLAERKAQAAKAQKAVQDARQGVQDVREEGLRSAQ; encoded by the coding sequence ATGGAACTGACCACCAAGAAAACCCGCATTTGCAAACCGTCATCCACGCAGGTGCGCGGGTTCAGGCTGGCCGCGCTGGCCCTGGGCAGTAGCCTGGTCCTGGCCGGCTGTGCAGGCAACCCGCCGACCGAGCAGTATGCGGTGACCCAGTCTGCCGTGAACTCTGCCGTCAGCGCTGGCGGCACCGAGTTTGCCGCCGTGGAAATGAAGGCGGCCCAGGACAAGTTCAAGCAGGCCGAAATCGCCATGCACGACAAGAAGTACGACGAAGCCAGGCGCCTGGCCGAGCAGGCCGAGTGGGACGCCCGCCTCGCCGAACGCAAGGCTCAGGCGGCCAAGGCCCAGAAGGCCGTGCAGGATGCCCGCCAGGGCGTTCAGGACGTACGTGAGGAAGGCCTGCGCAGCGCTCAGTGA
- a CDS encoding pilin assembly protein, with product MKIRELAQHWEQNAAGPLSRTGHVLHLDLESEARLAALIDMYPKRTAEELLGELVAAALEELEASFPYVQGRQVIATDEEGDPLYEDIGPTPRFLSLSRQHLHDLSNPAADSEK from the coding sequence ATGAAAATCCGTGAACTTGCCCAGCACTGGGAACAGAACGCCGCCGGCCCCCTCAGCCGTACCGGCCATGTCCTGCACCTGGACCTGGAATCCGAAGCGCGCCTGGCCGCGCTGATCGACATGTACCCCAAGCGTACTGCGGAGGAGCTGCTCGGCGAACTGGTCGCTGCGGCCCTGGAGGAGCTGGAAGCCAGCTTCCCTTATGTGCAAGGCCGGCAGGTCATCGCCACCGACGAGGAAGGCGACCCGCTGTACGAAGACATCGGCCCTACCCCGCGCTTCCTCTCCCTGTCGCGGCAGCATCTGCACGACCTGAGCAACCCCGCCGCCGACAGCGAAAAATGA